One window of the Archangium primigenium genome contains the following:
- a CDS encoding glycosyltransferase family 2 protein, translating into MAELIFWCAAVLLVHTYFLYPLMLFAMDGVAQVFHNVRYMRSGASQRREAPAEDALPRVSLVVAAYNEASCIEQKLSNSLALDYPSGRFEVLVGSDGSSDGTDDLVRACLDSRVRLSAAPRGGKTSVLNRCIPLAQGDIVLLSDANTMIEPEAVRRLVRHFEDPEVGVVCGQLRLYNPTKAEYEESTYWTYESLIKFYEGKRGAVMGANGGLYAIRRSLFEALPASTIVDDFVIPMRILQQGYKVLYEPLAVAHEETTEDYDKEFGRRARIAAGNFQSLRMVPGLLSPTAGFAAFAFWSHKVLRWCAPALMALAFLANLFLMNSIFYRVTLGAQVLFYTLAWLGKKEALRGSARRVASVAYYFVTMNLAIAVGFWRFLRNSQRAAWDRTARVSS; encoded by the coding sequence ATGGCGGAGCTGATCTTCTGGTGTGCCGCGGTGTTGTTGGTGCACACATACTTCTTGTACCCGCTGATGCTGTTCGCGATGGACGGCGTGGCGCAGGTCTTCCACAACGTGCGCTACATGCGCTCGGGCGCCAGCCAGCGGCGGGAGGCCCCGGCGGAGGACGCGCTGCCCCGGGTGAGCCTGGTGGTGGCCGCCTACAACGAGGCGAGCTGCATCGAGCAGAAGCTGAGCAACAGTCTGGCGCTGGACTATCCAAGCGGGCGATTCGAGGTGCTGGTGGGCTCGGATGGCTCCTCGGACGGCACGGACGACCTGGTGCGGGCGTGCCTGGACTCGCGGGTGCGCCTGTCGGCGGCGCCTCGGGGTGGCAAGACGTCGGTGCTCAACCGCTGCATCCCCCTGGCCCAGGGGGACATCGTGCTGCTCTCGGACGCGAACACGATGATCGAGCCGGAGGCCGTGCGTCGGCTGGTGCGCCACTTCGAGGATCCCGAGGTGGGCGTGGTCTGCGGCCAGCTGCGGCTCTACAACCCCACCAAGGCGGAGTACGAGGAGAGCACGTACTGGACGTACGAGTCGCTCATCAAGTTCTACGAGGGCAAGCGCGGGGCGGTCATGGGGGCCAACGGCGGGCTGTACGCCATCCGCCGCTCGCTCTTCGAGGCGCTGCCGGCCTCGACCATCGTCGACGACTTCGTCATCCCCATGCGCATCCTGCAGCAGGGCTACAAGGTGCTCTACGAGCCGCTGGCCGTGGCGCACGAGGAGACGACGGAGGACTACGACAAGGAGTTCGGCCGCCGGGCGCGCATCGCGGCGGGCAACTTCCAGAGCCTGCGCATGGTGCCGGGCCTGTTGTCGCCCACGGCGGGCTTCGCCGCCTTCGCCTTCTGGTCGCACAAGGTGCTGCGCTGGTGCGCCCCGGCCCTCATGGCCCTGGCATTCCTGGCGAACCTTTTCCTGATGAACAGTATTTTCTACCGGGTTACCTTGGGGGCGCAGGTCCTCTTCTACACGCTGGCGTGGCTCGGGAAGAAGGAGGCGCTCCGGGGTTCGGCGCGGCGGGTGGCCTCGGTGGCCTACTACTTCGTGACCATGAACCTGGCGATCGCGGTGGGCTTCTGGCGCTTCCTGCGCAACTCCCAGCGCGCCGCGTGGGATCGCACCGCCCGCGTGTCGTCCTGA